One Peptostreptococcus equinus genomic window carries:
- the grpE gene encoding nucleotide exchange factor GrpE, producing MANEKEELKDKLNEKTGADQSSIIEDEEKVDNVDNYESESKKEIDIDLEAESDKNKEEVQENSTDEEENQSEPAFKIKQLENKIAEQEDSIKRINAEYANYRRRTAEEKSSIGIFANEKIMNELIPVIDNMQRALDACDDKESQLYKGIELVYKQLVDSLKKAGLEEIPSEIGTEFDPNMHMAVMQEASEEFEAGKILLSLQKGYKLGSKVLRASMVKVSC from the coding sequence TTGGCTAATGAAAAAGAAGAGTTAAAAGACAAATTAAATGAAAAAACAGGAGCTGATCAAAGTTCAATAATAGAAGATGAAGAAAAAGTGGATAATGTAGATAATTATGAATCTGAATCAAAAAAAGAAATTGACATTGATTTAGAAGCTGAATCTGATAAGAATAAAGAGGAAGTTCAAGAAAATTCTACAGATGAAGAAGAAAATCAGTCAGAACCAGCGTTCAAAATTAAACAATTAGAAAACAAAATTGCAGAACAGGAAGATTCAATAAAAAGAATAAATGCCGAATATGCAAATTATAGAAGAAGGACAGCAGAGGAAAAATCCTCAATTGGTATTTTTGCCAATGAAAAGATAATGAATGAATTAATTCCAGTAATTGATAATATGCAAAGAGCTTTAGATGCTTGTGATGATAAAGAAAGCCAACTATATAAAGGCATAGAATTAGTATATAAACAGCTAGTAGATTCATTAAAAAAAGCTGGATTAGAAGAAATACCTAGCGAAATTGGAACAGAATTCGATCCAAACATGCATATGGCTGTAATGCAAGAAGCTAGTGAAGAATTTGAAGCAGGCAAAATATTACTGTCACTTCAAAAAGGGTATAAATTAGGAAGTAAGGTGCTAAGAGCCAGCATGGTAAAGGTATCTTGTTAG
- the hrcA gene encoding heat-inducible transcriptional repressor HrcA gives MDLTERQLNILKAIVKDYVETAEAVGSRTISKKYNLGVSAATIRNEMSDLEDMGYLIQPHTSAGRIPTQKGYILYVDSLMSGKELEDYEKEILNKCISNNFQNVDQLIDELSKILSMLTNYTTIAVYDSHRDSRTIKYIQLVNLSDDKILLIVVADDGEIKSQEFTTNVDLPQAKLNVISTSLSNKLAGKRIKDLDDEMISFIKYEIGEYSDIVDDLVDMLNNVSAVDDFKMAMNGTTNIFNYPEFNDMVKAKSFLSMLEEKDQITKIIDAKGIQKDNLNIVIGDSEDDLGRNLSIITATYNVENNLQGKISFIGPTRMDYSKVYSILNYMSILLDGN, from the coding sequence ATGGATTTAACTGAAAGACAATTAAATATTTTAAAAGCCATAGTAAAAGACTATGTCGAGACCGCTGAAGCAGTTGGTTCTAGGACTATTTCAAAAAAATATAATCTAGGTGTTTCAGCTGCGACAATAAGAAATGAAATGTCGGACTTAGAAGACATGGGTTATTTAATTCAACCTCATACATCAGCAGGAAGAATACCTACACAAAAAGGTTATATCTTATATGTAGATTCTTTAATGAGTGGAAAGGAATTAGAAGATTATGAAAAAGAAATATTGAATAAATGTATTTCAAATAATTTTCAAAATGTTGACCAGTTAATTGATGAATTATCAAAGATTCTATCGATGTTGACAAATTATACGACAATAGCTGTTTATGATTCACACAGAGATAGCAGAACCATTAAATACATACAGTTGGTTAACTTATCAGATGATAAAATATTATTAATTGTTGTGGCAGACGATGGAGAAATCAAAAGTCAAGAGTTTACTACAAATGTTGATTTACCACAGGCAAAATTAAATGTAATCTCTACTAGTTTGTCAAATAAATTAGCAGGCAAGAGAATAAAAGATCTGGATGATGAAATGATTTCATTTATAAAATATGAAATAGGAGAGTATTCGGACATAGTAGATGATTTAGTTGATATGTTAAATAATGTATCAGCAGTGGATGATTTTAAAATGGCCATGAATGGTACTACAAATATATTCAACTATCCAGAATTTAACGATATGGTTAAAGCAAAGTCATTTTTGAGTATGCTTGAGGAAAAAGATCAAATTACAAAAATAATTGATGCTAAGGGTATACAAAAAGATAATTTAAATATAGTAATAGGAGATTCAGAGGATGACTTAGGAAGAAACTTAAGTATAATTACAGCAACTTATAACGTAGAAAATAATCTCCAAGGAAAGATAAGTTTTATAGGTCCAACGAGAATGGATTATTCAAAAGTATATTCTATTTTAAATTATATGAGTATATTGCTAGATGGCAATTGA